In Candidatus Endomicrobium procryptotermitis, one DNA window encodes the following:
- a CDS encoding L-lactate dehydrogenase, which produces MKRLSPKVSIIGCGNVGMRYAYSMIIKGIARELVLVDYNKKKAEGEAMDLSHGAPYVSPVNVYAGDYSDTTDSNLVVITAGRGQKPGETRIDLVKGNAEILKSIVPQLVKYSPKAIILVASNPVDILSYITYKISGKSSNEVIGSGTVLDSARFRYLIGKHCNVDSRSIHASILGEHGDTEFPMWSKAMIGGILFSHYCDVCKNQCRENQKNKLEKIFTDVRDSAYEIIEKKGETSYGIGLALTKISKAVLKDENTVLPVSSLLENYHGISDIYLSVPAVVHRTGIRQTLEVDFNEEELQAFLHSARQVKKIIKKSGF; this is translated from the coding sequence ATGAAACGATTATCTCCAAAAGTCTCAATAATCGGCTGTGGGAACGTTGGCATGCGTTATGCTTATTCGATGATAATAAAAGGAATTGCCAGAGAACTTGTTTTAGTCGATTATAACAAGAAAAAAGCAGAAGGTGAAGCCATGGACTTGTCGCATGGCGCACCATACGTGTCTCCGGTAAATGTTTATGCAGGCGATTATTCCGATACAACGGATTCAAATTTGGTTGTTATAACCGCGGGCAGAGGACAAAAGCCTGGTGAGACAAGAATAGATCTGGTTAAGGGAAATGCCGAAATATTAAAAAGCATAGTTCCGCAGTTAGTCAAATATTCGCCAAAAGCGATAATTCTTGTTGCATCAAATCCTGTGGACATTTTATCTTATATCACATATAAAATTTCCGGAAAATCATCTAACGAAGTTATAGGTTCCGGTACGGTTCTTGATTCAGCACGGTTTCGATATCTTATAGGCAAACACTGCAATGTGGATTCGAGAAGCATACATGCTTCGATTCTAGGTGAGCATGGAGATACGGAATTTCCGATGTGGAGCAAAGCGATGATAGGTGGCATATTGTTCAGCCATTATTGTGATGTCTGTAAAAATCAGTGCAGAGAAAATCAAAAAAACAAATTAGAAAAAATATTTACCGATGTAAGAGATTCGGCTTATGAGATTATCGAAAAGAAAGGGGAAACATCTTACGGAATAGGTCTGGCACTTACAAAGATATCAAAAGCCGTGCTGAAAGACGAAAATACTGTTCTGCCTGTTTCTTCGCTTCTTGAAAACTATCACGGCATAAGCGATATATATTTAAGTGTTCCTGCCGTTGTTCACAGAACGGGCATAAGGCAGACACTTGAAGTGGATTTTAACGAAGAAGAATTACAGGCTTTCCTGCATTCCGCACGGCAAGTCAAAAAAATAATCAAAAAAAGTGGTTTTTAA
- a CDS encoding restriction endonuclease subunit S has protein sequence MTGFPAFRTASQKNNQKKWFLNKKAVRYKFICDGQGSVGYHNYMDKDFIGSTTLSVGYNDNLNQYNGLFLTAALDMERPKYSYGRKYKKNLSTAKIKLPVDKKRETDWKYMEDYIKSLPYADLI, from the coding sequence ATTACAGGCTTTCCTGCATTCCGCACGGCAAGTCAAAAAAATAATCAAAAAAAGTGGTTTTTAAACAAAAAAGCTGTGCGATATAAATTTATTTGTGATGGGCAAGGCTCTGTTGGGTATCATAATTATATGGACAAAGACTTTATAGGTTCTACAACTTTATCTGTAGGATATAATGATAATTTGAACCAGTATAATGGTTTATTTTTAACAGCAGCTTTAGATATGGAACGTCCGAAATATTCGTATGGAAGAAAATACAAGAAAAATTTGTCAACTGCTAAAATTAAACTTCCTGTAGATAAAAAAAGGGAAACTGATTGGAAGTATATGGAAGATTATATAAAGTCATTGCCATATGCAGATTTGATTTAA
- a CDS encoding protein jag, whose translation MPEIEMKGKNVEEAIQKGLEKLNCTRNQAEIKVIDEGTSGLFGLMGAKPARILITTKSADCKKEEISVEVDAKKACQTVEKILSEIINKMGMCLKSVKTEFNTDSLDAEIETEESGYVIGKNGQTLDSIEYLTQIIANNILNSKIKVNLDCEKYRQKQNEKLKVLADKAVEYVSRTGKIYRFEPMSAKERKIIHTYLKNNSNIETFSEGEGVLRKVGIKTFQKNSAIDARS comes from the coding sequence ATGCCTGAAATCGAAATGAAAGGTAAAAACGTAGAAGAAGCAATACAAAAAGGACTGGAAAAACTTAACTGTACACGCAATCAGGCCGAAATAAAAGTTATTGACGAAGGCACATCCGGGCTGTTCGGTTTAATGGGAGCAAAACCTGCAAGGATTCTTATTACAACTAAAAGCGCAGACTGCAAAAAAGAAGAAATTTCTGTTGAAGTGGACGCTAAAAAAGCCTGTCAAACGGTTGAAAAAATTTTATCGGAAATTATCAATAAAATGGGTATGTGCTTAAAAAGTGTAAAAACTGAATTTAATACAGACAGCTTAGATGCCGAAATAGAAACAGAGGAAAGCGGTTATGTTATAGGCAAAAACGGCCAGACTCTGGACTCAATTGAATATTTAACGCAGATAATTGCCAATAATATTTTAAATTCAAAAATAAAAGTTAATCTTGATTGTGAAAAATACAGGCAGAAACAAAATGAGAAATTAAAAGTTTTAGCGGATAAAGCCGTAGAATACGTAAGCCGTACCGGAAAAATTTACCGTTTCGAACCGATGAGCGCCAAAGAAAGAAAAATAATACACACATATCTGAAGAACAATTCTAATATAGAAACTTTTTCAGAAGGCGAAGGCGTTCTGCGCAAAGTAGGCATAAAAACTTTCCAAAAAAATAGTGCGATTGATGCCAGAAGCTGA
- the yidC gene encoding membrane protein insertase YidC, which produces MNKNTILFVVCSSLTIFIWYFFIAPQQPQQQTQRQIEEKQSVQEADSPSEPLSLNSANTKLLKENIKIEEEEIEVKTEKYKAIFSNKGASILNWFIKEKNGEWVDLVLPQTAPAMANFPGSNYKIVSKSNEKIVFEYTSHEGWKITKTFSLSPDSYMHNLNIIIEKVNESASMPRIELEWGPGLGTDMKEMKENTATTRVIAYTAGKPGKLKKLKKDSEAASLFRWAALDNRYFLAAFIPEKSIDFDQITPSRTDKKHPYSMTITAFMPKDDEKKEYSINFYLGPKGYTYLKTYDLALEKTVDFGFFGFLGKIAFSVLTFFRALTGNYGWSIIILTVILQIIMMPLTLKSLKSAAAMKRIQPKIKEIQEKYKGNPQRLNAEMLNVYKSQKVNPLGGCLPMLFQLPIFWAFFTMLRNAYELRNEGWILWVKDLSAADQFMHLGSFNLNLLPLIMGIGMFLQQKMTAATSDPTQKKIMYIMPIVFTFMFWTFPSGLVLYWLTNSVISMIEQYFIIKKDAVKVKHA; this is translated from the coding sequence GGTATTTTTTTATTGCTCCTCAGCAGCCTCAGCAACAAACTCAGCGGCAAATCGAAGAAAAACAAAGTGTTCAGGAAGCAGATTCGCCGTCAGAACCGCTTTCTTTAAACTCTGCTAATACAAAACTTCTTAAAGAAAATATAAAAATTGAAGAAGAAGAAATTGAAGTCAAAACAGAAAAATATAAAGCCATATTTTCAAACAAAGGTGCATCAATATTGAATTGGTTTATAAAAGAAAAGAATGGCGAATGGGTAGATTTGGTTCTTCCGCAGACTGCCCCGGCTATGGCAAATTTTCCAGGCTCAAATTATAAAATCGTTTCAAAATCCAATGAGAAAATAGTTTTCGAATATACCTCTCACGAAGGCTGGAAAATAACAAAAACTTTCTCACTTTCACCAGATTCTTACATGCATAATCTCAATATAATAATTGAAAAAGTCAACGAAAGCGCTTCTATGCCACGCATAGAACTCGAATGGGGTCCAGGACTTGGCACCGACATGAAAGAGATGAAAGAAAATACGGCGACTACAAGGGTAATAGCTTATACTGCGGGAAAACCCGGTAAACTGAAAAAACTTAAAAAAGACTCAGAAGCCGCTTCTTTGTTCAGATGGGCAGCATTAGATAATAGATATTTTCTTGCTGCATTCATACCTGAAAAATCAATAGATTTCGACCAAATAACACCTTCAAGAACAGACAAAAAACACCCCTATTCTATGACTATTACAGCGTTTATGCCCAAAGATGACGAAAAGAAAGAATATTCCATCAATTTTTATTTAGGCCCGAAAGGATACACTTATTTAAAAACTTATGATTTAGCTCTTGAAAAAACCGTTGATTTCGGTTTTTTTGGCTTTTTGGGTAAAATAGCTTTTTCCGTTTTAACTTTTTTTCGCGCTCTTACTGGCAACTACGGCTGGTCCATCATAATTTTAACCGTTATTCTTCAAATTATCATGATGCCTTTGACATTAAAAAGTTTAAAGTCGGCCGCAGCAATGAAACGCATACAGCCAAAGATAAAAGAAATTCAAGAAAAATATAAAGGAAATCCTCAAAGACTTAATGCGGAAATGTTAAATGTTTACAAGAGTCAAAAAGTCAACCCTTTGGGTGGTTGTCTGCCGATGCTTTTTCAGCTTCCGATTTTCTGGGCGTTTTTTACCATGCTTAGAAACGCTTATGAACTCAGAAATGAAGGCTGGATTTTATGGGTAAAAGATTTGTCCGCAGCCGACCAGTTTATGCATCTGGGCTCTTTCAATTTAAATCTGTTGCCATTAATAATGGGTATCGGAATGTTTTTGCAGCAGAAAATGACCGCGGCTACTTCAGATCCTACACAGAAAAAAATAATGTATATAATGCCGATAGTGTTCACGTTTATGTTCTGGACTTTTCCATCTGGGCTTGTTCTTTACTGGCTGACAAACAGCGTGATTTCAATGATAGAACAATATTTTATAATAAAAAAAGATGCAGTAAAGGTAAAACACGCGTAA